AGAGGGGTTGAGGATGCTTCATATGAAGACGTCGTTTGAAAGGCGTGGAAGAGGGGGGGGTCGCGGTTTTTTTTTGCGTGCGTTGGAGACGGCGCCGGGCCCACCTGTGTCCTGGGACAGGCTGGCGCTGTAGCTGTCGCTCTCGGTGGCCGTGATGCCGTGCGACCCCATGGTGCGCCAGTCGGAGGTAAGGGTTCGCGCCGAGGCCGTCGATTGGCTCTGGCCCGGGCGGCTGAGGGTCCACTGGCTGGAGTAGCGATTCCTCGAGCTGTGCGCCGACTTGACGCTTTTCCTGGAGACCGGatctgagagggagagcgggggggggggggagattagaGGATGGAGCGACTGTGATGTCACGAATGCAACGCTTCACATGCAATACAATCTATTACTGTATACGATGAGAATTGATATGCCCCGGATCTGTAATCCAAGGCGTTTCATGTGCGTTGTGTACAGTACTCACTGGTTCCTGGACGGATGTCGGACATGTCGATCAAAGGCCCTGTGTTTTGGATGAGGGCGGGGTGATGCAGGGACACGCCCGTGCAGAAGCTCTGTGGGTTCACCGATTGGCTGAACTCTGTGTCCGTCACTGGGACCGCGGCCTTGTCCTCACCTTTCAGGGCGGGAGACGAACGAAATAAACAACATTCAGCTGACTTTCACGACTACCAGTTCTTCCTCGAACCATACAGCACATTATCCATCAAACTGAACACTCCACATTCTGGATAATGAGCGATACATGAGTTTAGGACAATAAGACAAGATGCACACTTGATTTCACCATCCCCTTATCTCTCATTCTTCTCTATGTGCTTTCAATCTGTCTGTTTCAAGTAGGTGTTCTTCTGAGCTGAgagagaaccttccagaacacCATCCCACACCAAGTCTGTCGCTCGGATAAACCTTTCGAGGAGTCGCCTTTATTCATTACACGTATCCTCTTTGCGATTGGTGTGGGTTTTTTTTACGCGTGGGAtcagctgattggctggttggtGTGGAGACCGACCTATCTGCTTGATGCCCTCCTTGTCCTCGATGAGCAGCTGGACTCGAGGGATGTCGATGTGTAGCCGTGGGCCTGGCTGGGGCCCTTTCACCGGTGTGTCCATGCTCCGATTATTCttactgctcacacacacacacacacacacacacacacaggcagaaagacaTGCTCGGTGAGGATACATTTCTTTCTATACCAAAAAAAGCCCTgtaaaacatttttcccaatcAAGGTCGAACATAATTCCCTCCAATAACACAGTCCCTGCCAGCAGATCTGGAACCATGTTCTCACCTGATAAGCATCTCCGCGAGGCTCTTGGCGTCTGTGGACAGACAAACATCTTAATTAGATTAGAACGGATCGCTGAGATTAGGCAAATCAGTTTGACCTCTTACGTTTCCCATCGACGAGGTACCTGCGAaacctcaactctctctctctctctctctctctctctctctctctctctctctctctctctctccctctctctctctctctctctctctctctctctctctctccctctccctctctctctctctctctctctctctctctctctctctctctctctctctctctctctctctctctctctccctctctctctctctctctctctccttctctctctctctctctctctctctctctctctctctctctctctctctctctctctccctctctctctctctctctctctctctctctctctctctctctctctttctctctctctctctctctctctctctctctctctctctctctctctctctctctctctctctctctctctctctctctcaccccggaGCCTCTTCAGCCTCTTCTCCTTGCGCTTCTTGCGGATGATGAAGAGCAGGGCCACCCCCAGGGTGACCAGGATGACGGGGGAGCCGATGGAGAACAGCTTCTTCACGTCGTCCCCCTCCCCGCGGGCCGACTTGATGGGAGGGAtggtacctgcacacacacacacgcacagagagggagatgaaaggaCCAGCACTCCCGCCCATACCCCTTCCtttttatatctctctctccacccctgtaAACCTGTCTTtcatgtccagtgtgtgtgtgtgggtgtgtgtgagggtgtggcctgtatgtgtgtgccagggtgtgtgtgtgtgagggtgtggcctgtatgtgtgtgccagggtgtgtgtgtgggtgtgtgtgagggtgtggcctgtatgtgtgtgccagggtgtgtgtgtgtgggtgtgtgtgagggtgtggcctgtatgtgtgtgccagggtgtgtgtgtgtctgtgtgtgagggtgtggcctgtatgtgtgtgccagggtgtgtgtgtgggtgtgtgtgagggtgtggcctgtaagtgtgtgccagggtgtgtgtgtgtggggttgtgcgtgtgtgtgtgtgtgagggccaaGCCCCAGCCAGCCACTCACTGCCGTCGTAGTCCGTGGTGGCGAACTGCGAGCTTTGGTTCCCGCAGCCCGCGCTGTTGCACGCCTTCATCTTCAGCTCGTACCAGGTGGCCTCGCGGAGCTCGCTGAGGAACAGCTGGCCCGTGGCGTTGGCCCGCACGCTCTGCCACGCCCACGTGCCCTTGGGCCGGAAGTCCAGCAGCAGGCCGGTGATGGGGCAGCCGCCGCTGGTCCAGCCCTGGAGGTTGAGGCCGGCGTGGGTGGAGTTGATGTGGGTGAGCAGGGGCTGGTCCTTGTTGAACACGGGctctggagaacagagagagggggaagagaaagactTACTTTCACAGCATGTAGGTATGGACAACTGTGTTGAGACCGTCCAGTAGATAAATATGTTTCAAGAATGTCCAGTATGTGGGTATGGACAGGTGTTCGTCTCCCCTAGACCCCGGGCCCTCGAGGGGTCTCACCTCGTCCGTGGGTCTTGGCCTCGATGATCTCGCTGATGCGCCCGGAGCCCACGCTGTTCTTGGCGGCCAGCTTGACCTTGTACCAGGTGCCGCAGCGCAGGTTGTCCAGGCGGAAGGAGCGCTCGCTGGAGCTGATGAACACGTCGCGCCACTCCTCCGTGTTGTCCACCGAGTACTGGAGCAcgaagcctgcacacacacacgcgcgcgcgcgcacgttAGAACGAGCTCAAACCACTTTGCGGCGGATGTGAAAAGATGTCTTCCAAACGCTGCCTCCCGAGTATTACAGTTACACCTCGAGATAGATGATCGAAGTCGATTCGCGTCCTGCACGGCTCAAAATGAGGACCCTTTGAAAGATAACCGCAGTTTGGCACTTTCGACACCAGGTGGCGACAAAAGAACAGTGAAAGGGGTTCAGTGTTCGAGgctaaacaaaacaacagtccTGTTTACCCTACACAGTGTGTTCTGCATAGACAGACGACACGGGGGATAGACCGTCGACTTAATAGACctctacacagtcacacacctgctagtgtcagatggctgagtggtgagggagtcaggctagtaatctgaaggttaccagttcgattcccagccgtgccaaatgtcgttgtgtccttgggcaaggcacttcaccctacttgcttcggggggaatgtacctgtacttactgtaagtcgctctgtataagagcgtctgctaaatgactaaatgtaaaatgtaatgtagtgtGTGGTTATGCAGTTGTGCCGTCTGGCAGCAGAgcagaggcgagagagagagagagaggaatgaggcaGGGTTCCGAAAGTGTGGAAGGGGAGCCCTGCCTCTGATGGAGGAatgtgaggcagggtggaggcactGTACCTCTGATAGAGCTGCCTCCGTTGTCCCCTGGGATCCAGgccagggtgatggaggaggtggaggttgtGGAGACTGTCAGTCTAGGCTGGTCCGGAggaactagacacacacacacacgcacacaaagcgAGTTAGTCAGCGCCAGCTCAGAGAACAGAGGGACTAGCTTTAGGATTCAATCTGGAACATTCCCTGTTAAGCCCAGCTCACCTTGCACCAGCAGGTTGACAATGATGGTGTCGAAACCCAGGGTGTTGGTGGCCGTGCAGGTGTAGTACCCAGAATCCTCGGCTTTGACGGAGCGCAGCACCAGCGTGCCATTGGATAGGATCTGACGCTGGCCGTCCGAAGTCACGGGGATGGCCGAGTCCtcactgtagcacacacacacacacacacaccacatgagaATCCTGCAAATCGTCCTGCTATCTGAGCTGATCAggtcaaaaagaaagaaatcttCCCATTGATCCCAAACCTTATCTTAAAACCAGTATTAGCATGGTGTCTGTCCCTACTGCGAGTGCTAAgatgagggaggtgtgtgtgtgtggggggggaggttctGACCTGTCTTTAGTCCATTTAATGGTGGGGGTGGGCTCTCCAACGGAGCTGCAGGGAAGTCGAACCTCCTTCATCCATGGAGTGGTCACCGTGCCCCCGAACGACAGGATCTTGGCTGGggctgcactcacacacacacacacacacgcacacacacgcggttAACAGAGGTGAGACGGTGTCGATGCACGTCACAAATATGCCCACGCAAtgcgacgcacacacactcaattattcacaagcacacagacacgcacacatgcaccaaCGGGATTTAGCCCTCGCCACTCACCCACCTGTCTCCATTGTTAGGTGAGAGAGGTAGTCAAGAGGTAACCTGGAAACCTCAGCATAGCCCTTTACAGCTACCGGGAGATGTAAGTGCTAGAGAATACACTTATAgagaacccccccaccctcccagtcTATCTATTCTCCATAGATCTTCCTCTATATTGATTCTGGtttccacgcccccccccccatccacccccacccctccaccttccctgaGGGCCAGTTTACTAGGTAGGCCCCTGTTCATCACCACATAATTAACAACAGTGTTTCCTGCAACATAGCCCGCACTCAATCAATACTACAACTGTCAATCAATAGCTCAggcagagtggagagagagagcgagggacagggagagggggagagagagggagacagagggagagagagagagggagagagggagagagggagggagagagggagagagagggagagagagagggagatagaaagagagaagagcaaTCTATTGTAAGCAAAAGAGACTGTGTCCGGTaactctctccaccaccccctcccccccaccaccccaccccctctcagaAAATGTTTCCCTCTCTGTAACCTTTATGTCAAATCCCTCCTTTCTCACGGACACCCCCACCCCGTGGAGGACTCACCCTTCCCAGCGGGCTCCACTGTGACCTTTTCGCTGATGTTGCCGCGGCCGGCGGTCGTCACGGCGGCGGACCAGATGAGGTACTGTTTACCGCGCGTGAGGTGTGTGATGCGGTAGAACAACATCTCGGGGTTTNNNNNNNNNNNNNNNNNNNNNNNNNNNNNNNNNNNNNNNNNNNNNNNNNNNNNNNNNNNNNNNNNNNNNNNNNNNNNNNNNNNNNNNNNNNNNNNNNNNNNNNNNNNNNNNNNNNNNNNNNNNNNNNNNNNNNNNNNNNNNNNNNNNNNNNNNNNNNNNNNNNNNNNNNNNNNNNNNNNNNNNNNNNNNNNNNNNNNNNNtgtgtgagagagagagagagagagagagagagagagagagagagagagagagggagagagagagagagagaaagagggagtgagagggggagtgtAGTATTGCAATGTTCAGATTGTATGGTGCTCTGGGCAGATTATGGATTTGCATGGCAGATGTGTTGTGTTTCAGAGAGATTACTGTATTGCTGTGCTGTTATTTTGATTAGGTCATTGTCTCCTTTGTTGATTGGGGTGGTCCAGGGTGAAGGGTAAGCAATGCTTTCGCCGCTGCTactgtttgtggggggggggaggggggggggggctgtgtttaCCAACtctgtgctggggggggggggggagtgtgtgagttCAGCGAGCGCTTCACCATGTTCGCCATCTGATTTTCAAACTTGCTGCTCATCGGCCGACCTACATATCCCCAATCACACACAGAAGCCACTTGGCGGTGTGCACAGCgaccaaacaaaacaacaaaagtcCGTGCCACGCACGCACATCCTGTCCGGTGTTGTGTCGCGTGGACAAGCACAGCGCCGTGtggacgccacacacacacacacaaacgcacacactccaAGAGAGCAGCACTGTGACTCACAGACACTTGTTCCAGAACGAGTATCCGTCAAAGAGAGGCCGCGCCAATACGGCGTGGATCAAATCCACTTTGCTACGTTCGATGGCAGCGACAAAAGGGGTCTCGCACACTCAGCGCTTGCACactctttgtgtgcgtgtgtgtgtgtcttgtgcatGTATATAGAACACCATCTGCTGAGTCCTGAGGCAGTTCTTGCCCCACTACCCCGcttgcttttcttttctttgcttcttgctcttcccctctcctctctcccccctctgcaccTTCCGGTTGTTATTGTCGCCCGCTTCAGATCGCAGCGTCGCCCCAACTCATTGTTCTCACTCGTGCAACGGCGAGCAGTCATCATCGACCCGCCATATGTACGGGCGCGCCACGCCGATCCGCGTGCGGACGCGCGTGCGTTCGAGCGCTGTCGTATCCGCACGCGCGCGAGGCAGACGCGAGCGcgggcgcgcgcgcacacacatgcacaaatgagGTTAATGAAGACGAATGTGAGGCCATGGTTCTATTGACATCCAGTGTCTCTAATTGTGGCAGTATTCTTCAAGGacaagacggggggggggggagggggagggagaggaggaggaggaggaggaggggaatggaAATAGATTCAATGGAGAGAGGCCagcggaggagaagggggacagAAGAGGGTAGCCTGGGAAGatgtcccttttttttttttttttggcatgTCAAGGAGAACCGCCATGGATCTAAATTAGGATAACGAttcggagacggagagagagataagtagCGGGGAGACAAACAATGGAGTCCGTCAATTCCAGACGGGGAGACGGAGGACGAAGAAAGGGGATGGTGACGGAGGGCggggaaggaaagaggaagcGGAGGGAGGGTCcgcgtggggagggagggaggcaagggagggagggagggagggagggaggcgagggagggagggagggagggaaggaggcgagggagggagggaggcgagggaggaagggggggagggagggagggagtcagttgaCTCAGTGATCCAGAACAGCGAGCAGACGTCCAAACAGGGAGTTACGGCTCGGTCAAGGAACACGCACAGCACAGCGGCGAGCGTCATGACTccaacgacaacaacaacaaacgcacacacatgacCCCCATACCACCCCCCAGGGGTGTCCCAGGTCGCTGGTGGCCCCTCCTACCTGGGATGATGGAGACGGTGTCTCGCTCCCAGGACACCACGCTCACATACTCCTGCACGGCCGTGGGGATGAGGCACTTGAACACGGCCACGTTGCCCCGCATGGAGCGCTGGTCTGCCACCCGCACTGTGTAAGGTTCCCtgaaaactacacacacacacataggttagCAATCTTTTGGTAACACCATATGAAACACCAAAAATAAATGCAGCAGATCATCGTGGACTTATGTAAAGTTTCAAGGATATACGGCTATGTAATACCAGAGTATAATATTATAGTACGATATACTGTGAGATCTGTGTTGAGTTTCATTGTTTTGTaagtgtatttttttgttttgttttgggtttttttttttacaaaaaaaggGCAAACTGTGACATACTGTAGATCTTAATGTTGTCTATTATTGGAACTAATCCTATATCTGTCTGCACCCATAACTGTACAACCCCATTTTGAGGGGGATAAACATGAAATGATTGGCTAGCTTGACACCAACATCCGACACTAATCTATTGTTTTGCACACAACTTGGTGAGGAGGAAACCGAGAGCTCCGCTACTGCGCCGTTCCGTAACACATTCTCTTTAAACCATGAGGGAGCGTCGCACTGTTCATGCATGTTCATGCAATATTTTACACTCTCCTGAATGAGCAGGGAACTCATTAGTGAAATCACGAGAAGCCAGGACATGTCTGAAGGTTGCTAAGAAACTGGTTTGGAACCCCCCTCCCTGGTAACAGCAGAGGAGTACTGGAAGCATTAGGTTGATACTGCAGTATAACACAGTCATGCACAGTGTAGCTCTACTAGTCCTCAGTTCGACTGTTTAAGGATTGGAATCCCCAACTTGGCGAGCACGccgggatcacacacacacccgcctgaCCCGAACCTCTCGAACCGAACTCCCCGACAAAACCAGAAAAAAAGGGGGTGCCGCTCCGGTGACAAAGGGGACGTTTGGTCGAGAGCTAATCCTCGGTCTCCTCAGGGCGGGGCTTTCGGGTCACGAGGGAATGAAGGCAGCGAGCGTCCTGCTGGCGTGCGGCTCAGGGCCCCTGCCTCTAATCTGCGGCTCGGCGCTCGTATTAGTATTAGTATGAGTATGAGTGTTAGCGCTGGTCAGTGTCGGGAGGCAGAATATGGAAACAGATgttgacagggggggggggggggggggctgcctgtctgccctgaTGTGGATGACTGACAggtcggggggagggagggaggtggtgagggagggagggaggcaaaaCGACAAAGTCGTCTGTGTACATTTTTATGAAGATTGACACAACGTTTTTATGGCTCCAAAAAGGTTTGGTCCAGATGTGGCCAGTTTTAACTGACCATCAGGGGTCCACACCCACTACTTTATGTACCGGAAACAGGCACACGCTTaggccagggccagggtcaGGGCTAGGCTGGTTATGTAGGGGCTAGCGCCTTAGCTAACATTAGCAGATCCTTCACTAATCCTAGAACACACTGGTATCTGATGAGAGATCCACCTTCTTAAAGCACCAGCAGGAAGACTAATCAATGGAGTGCACCAATTAGATTTCATAATGAGAGATAATTAAAGAAGTGTGCTGCGGCTATATTTAGCATGGCaccagaggagcgagagaggaaggaggggagcagggaagagaggaaaccttggagagaaagagagagaacacggatagaaaagacagaaaaagatgAGAGAGCTTCGCAAATCTGATTCCATGGCCAGCATAGCAACCAGTGACTTCTGCATAGATACTGACAGGTGTAGGGGGTGGCATGTGCGGATGTTTGTCTGGGTTTGGGCCACAGAGGTCAGCCTAGCTGAAGAGGATGGTGTGGGTAAGTGTCGAGTTACAACAGTAGGTTGAAGACATGCAACAGGCTTTGTGGACTCTTAAAAACAGACTTTCCAAACACAGTTCCTGTTTCAATGGTTGGTTCTGGGAAGTG
The Osmerus mordax isolate fOsmMor3 chromosome 25, fOsmMor3.pri, whole genome shotgun sequence DNA segment above includes these coding regions:
- the LOC136933316 gene encoding LOW QUALITY PROTEIN: cell adhesion molecule DSCAML1-like (The sequence of the model RefSeq protein was modified relative to this genomic sequence to represent the inferred CDS: inserted 1 base in 1 codon) produces the protein MWLVTLLLLYSLQEVHSEDVGSTRLYFVNASLQRVTYSSSVGVSLPCPAGGTPTAILRWYLATGDDIYDVPHIRHVHANGSLQLYPFXPSAFNSYIHDNDYFCTAENQAGKIRSPNIRVKAVFREPYTVRVADQRSMRGNVAVFKCLIPTAVQEYVSVVSWERDTVSIIPDPEMLFYRITHLTRGKQYLIWSAAVTTAGRGNISEKVTVEPAGKAPAKILSFGGTVTTPWMKEVRLPCSSVGEPTPTIKWTKDSEDSAIPVTSDGQRQILSNGTLVLRSVKAEDSGYYTCTATNTLGFDTIIVNLLVQVPPDQPRLTVSTTSTSSITLAWIPGDNGGSSIRGFVLQYSVDNTEEWRDVFISSSERSFRLDNLRCGTWYKVKLAAKNSVGSGRISEIIEAKTHGREPVFNKDQPLLTHINSTHAGLNLQGWTSGGCPITGLLLDFRPKGTWAWQSVRANATGQLFLSELREATWYELKMKACNSAGCGNQSSQFATTDYDGSTIPPIKSARGEGDDVKKLFSIGSPVILVTLGVALLFIIRKKRKEKRLKRLRDAKSLAEMLISSKNNRSMDTPVKGPQPGPRLHIDIPRVQLLIEDKEGIKQIGEDKAAVPVTDTEFSQSVNPQSFCTGVSLHHPALIQNTGPLIDMSDIRPGTNPVSRKSVKSAHSSRNRYSSQWTLSRPGQSQSTASARTLTSDWRTMGSHGITATESDSYSASLSQDTDKGRNSMVSTESASSTYEELARAYEHAKLEEHLQHAKFTITECFISDSSSDQMTTGTNDPADSMTSLSTPSEPGICRFTASPPKPQDYDRGKNVAVPIPHRANKSEFCNLPLYMKTDPFFRKQGELHDPCPAVPPREASIRSLAQRAYHTQGRHMTLDPSKQQALTLGHSGLGSLGVSSGTATLPQRTLTMPGSTAAATASTSSTSSNPTNSNKMGGSRDSLLENSSSALGRLQKQGVGAYSKSYTLV